The window GACTGTTACCTGTGGGGGGGCGGGGTTTGCTACAGGTGACTGAAGGGGCGGGGTTAACTACAGGTGACTGAGGGGGGCGGGGATACCTACAGGTGACTGAAGGGGGCGGGGTTAACTACAGGTGACTGTTACCTGTGGGGGGGCAGGGTTTGCTACAGGTGACTGAAGGGGCGGGGTTAACTACAGGTGAGTGTTACCTGTGAGGGAGCCTGGCTACCTACAGGTGACTGTTACCTGTGAAGGGGTGGGGTTAACTACAGGTTACTGTTACCTGTGGGGGGGTCGGGCTACCTACAGGTGACTGTTACCTGTTGGGGGGGTCGGGCTACCTACAGGTAACTGTTACCTGTGGGAGGGCGGGGTTTACTACAGGTAACTGTTACCTGTCAGGGGGCGGAGCTACCTACAGGTGACTGTTACCTGTCAGGGGGCGGGGTTACCTACAGGTGACTATTACCTGTCAGGGGGTGGAGCTACCTACAGGTGACTGTTACCTGTCAGGGGCGGGGTTACCTACAGGTGACTATTACCTGTCAGGGGGTGGAGCTACCTACAGGTGACTGTTATCTGTCAGGGGGCGGGGTTACCTACAGGTGACTGTTACCTGTGAGGGGGAGGGGTTTACTACAGGTGACTGTTACCTgtgagggggcggggtttactACAGGTGACTGTTACTTGTCAGGGGGCGGAGCTACCTACAGGTTACTGTTACCTGTGAGGGGGCTGGGTTACCTACAGGTGACTGTTACCTGTGAGGGGGCGGAGGTACCTACAGGTGACTGTTACCTGTGGGGGGGGCGGGGTTTACTACAGGTGACTGTTACCTGTGAGGGGGCTGGGTTACCTACAGGTGACTGTTACCTGTGGGGGGGCGGGGTTTACTACAGGTGACTGTTACCTGTGGGGGGGCGGGATTTACTACAGGTGACTGTTACCTGTGAGGGGGCGGAGCTACCTACAGGTTACTGTTACCTGTGAGGGGGCGGAGCTACCTACAGGTGACTGTTACCTGTGAGGGGGCGGGGTTAACTACAGGTGACTGAGGGGGCGGGGTTACCTACAGGTGACTGTTACCTGTGAGTGGGCGGAGCCTGTAGCCATTGTCATTCCGTAGAAATGTGAAGAAGAAACAGGAAACGATGATGcaataaagggtttttttcttctcagcttttgtgttttcataaaaaaaatcaaataacagtcaaatatttaattacTATTAACtgtgatgcatttaaatactaaataatagaAGATATTCTTTATCGATCCCAAACCATTCACGTAACGTCAGAAACTCTAAATCAACTTTttgtcagaatatttttttgtcaaacttcttgtttaaccctctggactcaaagacacaaaatgaccaaaaaaacaaacacaaaatggcacaaaaaaaaagatataatttattttgttttcaaagaaAAATCGAATATAAATAAGTAGTTATGTTTCTGTTTGGTTCTGAATAATTTAtggataaattatattttatgttactgaCAGGAAGTCAATTGAGATAAATTCAGGAAAATctgaccttcaaaataaaataattctaGTAAAGTAAATTTTAATATGAAAGTCAGctgattataataatttaacaataataaaccagacGAGTCGCAGCAGTAGGTTCgttattttatttcatcattcaaacatataaaactttattaaacaaaCAGTCGACGCTCGCTCcgatgacctctgacctcgtCTCTACACGCTGATTGGCTCCTGCTGGTTGTTCTGACGTTTCACCACGAATACCTTCTGACCAGAAACCGTCACCGTGTAAACAAAGTCCTCCAGGATCactgagagagaagaagaggagcacaggtgaggaggaggaggagtcacagggggagacacaaaaaaatgacaaaacataaaatacacaaaaaacaaaatacacagaaaatgacaaaaaagttagTGACCTGTAGGGGGCGGGACTAGATGTTGGGGGCAGGGTCTGTTGCCTGTTGGGGCGGGGCTAGATGTTGGGGGCATGGTCATTGACATGTTGGGGCGGGGTTAGTTGTATGCTGGGTCGGGGCCAGTGGCATGTTGGGGGCGGGGTTAGTTGTATGTTGGGGCGGGGTCAGTGGCATGTTGGGGCGGGGCTAGAtgttgggggcggggccagttGCATGTAGGGGCGGGACTATATGTTGGGGGCGTGGTCATTGACATGTTGGGGCGGGGTTAGTTGTATGTTGGGGCGGGGCCAGTGGCATGTTGGGGGCGGGGTTAGTTGTATGTTGGGGCGGGGCCAGTGGCAtgttgggggcggggccagtgGCATGTTGGGGGCCGGGTTAGTTGTATGTTGGGGCGGGGCCAGTGGCAtgttgggggcggggccagtgGCATGTTGGGGGCGGGGCCTCCTACCTGACATGCGTTTGAAAGGCGGCTCAGCTGATCCTGGTAACCTGAACCGACTCGCTGTTCGAACCATCTGCATCATCACACCTGCCGTGTGTTCGTCGTTCTCCAGCTCACCTGCAGACTgcagaggtcaggggtcaggggtcacaataacaacaacaatgtttCCTTTTGACTTTCTGCTGAACAGAAAGTTAAAACGACTGAAAGCTGAatatctgctgtttgtttgtttgatctgctgtttgtttgtttgatctactgtttgtttgtttgatctaCTGTTTGTTTGAtctactgtttgtttgtttgtgtgtgtgactcacggCCAGGACTCCGTCCTCACTGATGACCAGGTATCCCAGCTGGTCAGGGATCCGGTCCAgacctgcagtcagagcagcCGTGGTCTGAAACAACAGAGAGAGACCAGTcagagctaacaggctaacagctagcttgtctttttttaaatgttattattcACAATAACAATTGACAATATacactagggctgcacaattaatcgaattttaatcgtgtcacgattttggccgccacgattaaattaacctgatcgtcggcgatatttccattttaaaatgcgtctctcctcctaaataaataataataaataagcaggatgtgacgtagaactcgacgccacaacagcacgccatttgtaaaagctggtgaagcagtgttgccaactcagcaactttgttgctatatttagcgacttttcagacccccttagagactttttttcaaaaaagcaactggagacaaatccagcaactttttctggtgttattggagacttttggagactcgttcttactcttcttaacgagccgcgggggccggaggctcttcttaacgagccgcgggggccggaggctcttcttaacgagcagcgggggccggaggctcttcttaacgagctgcgggggccggaggctcggtaagaagagtaagaacaagtcaaagcggcccagtcctcctgcagcagtctctcccagctgcagagccggaagGGATAatactaacaggctaacagttagctctgtagcagtacagtgtgtttgtgctaacaggctaacagttagctctgtagcagtacagtgtgtatgtgctaacaagctaacagttagctctgtagcagtacagtgtgtatgtgctaacaggctaacagttagctctgtagcagtacagtgtgtatgtgctaacaggctaacagttagctctgtagcagtacagtgtgtatgtgctaacaggctaacagttagctctgtagcagtacagtgtgtatgtgctaacaggctaacagttagctctgtagcagtacagtgtgtatgtgctaacaggctaacagttagctctgtagcagtacagtgtgtatgtgctaacaggctaacagttagctctgtagaagtacagtgtgtatgtgctaacaggctaacagttagctctgtagcagtacagtgtgtatgtgctaacacgctaacagttagctctgtagcagtacagtgtgtatgtgctaacaggctaacagttagctctgtagcagtacagtgtgtatgtgctaacaggctaacagttagctctgtagcagtacagtgtgtatgtgcttcactgagcgatctctgtttgtttacaacaagcaccagacactaaaaactgttcctattgtttgtttaaaagtagtgcagtaaaaatacatatgaataatcgtgattaataatcgtggttacaatattgatcaaaataatcgtgattatcattttggccataatcatgAAGCTCTAATCTACACGTTATTCATGCCAGAGTTATAGAAAGGAAAACAGGCTCCTCCTCCCAGTAATAAAACTCCACTGatgattcatatatatatataaacagttttccatattttgtctttttcaataatcaaATGAAtttggcattttattttgaaagtattaTTTAATGTTTCGTATGTTACataatctgttttttaatgatGGATCTGGTTTTGTTCCTCCAGATAAATCTGAACAGTCTGATGTGGTTTACACACTAAAACTCACCAACCACACGCTgattttatctcattttatctcattttatcttgtttttatcttgtttttatctcCACTTTGGGGTCAAAGTTTAAGTTACTGTGAAGTTTTTATGACTGTCAACAGCTGAACATGTGACGAGCTCGACACTTCACATTGttcacattattatttaatatctgTGATTTAATCTGGTTTAAACTATCATCTTTAATCTGCTGTtagatatttattatattagatATAAACTCTGCTGACATTAAACTGTCTGAGGAGAAAAACCTGAATCAAGCTTGAATTCATCAGAGAGGatcaactattattattattattattattaatattattaatattcctCTACAGATATTAACTCTTTACAGCTCAGAACCAAAACTTCTCATAGTTTTAACCCATAGGAACCCACAGCAGCTAATtataaaagcttatttttgttacgtggctaagtttaaacccgtttaacaattctaatccattaatgtCCTTTATTGgattttaacctgttttgaacaaatttcctgaacaaatgaatataaaagtgcatttttacTTGGCTTCTGGTTTCTGGTAAAGTTTATGCTTTAATGTTTCTCTTCTGTTTGTTCTGGCTCTATTGttggatttgatttgattctagTTGATTTGACTCGGCTGACCTGTTAAAAGGCGTTTTATTCTCTAGTTTCTGGGTTCTTCTGCCTTTAAAACTATAGTTTAAGCTGTAATTATCTAGAGCATCTTTAATTTCTGAGGATCTACTTGGCTTCTGTGACTCCTGTGGTCTAGAACTAGAACCTTCAGGTTGGACCACTTATTTTAAGTCGCTtcggacaaaagcgtcagctaaatgacatgtaacgTAACGTAGCGCATCGTAACGTAACGTAGCGCATCGTAACGCATCGTAACGCAACGCATCGTAACGCAACGCATCGTAACGCATCGTAACGCAACGCATCGTAACGCATCGTAACGCAACGCAACGTAACGCATCGTAACGCAACGCAACGTAACGCAACGTAGCACATCGTAACGCATCGTAACGCATCGTAACGCAACGTAGCACATCGTAACGCAACGCATCGTAACGCAACGCAACGTAACGCATCGTAACGCATCGTAACGCATCGTAACGCAACGTAGCACATCGTAACGCAACGCATCGTAACGCAACGCATCGTAACGCATCGCAACGCAACGCATCGTAACGCAACGCATCGTAACGCATCGCAACGTAACGCATCGTAACGCATCGTAACGCAACGCAACGTAACGCATCGTAACGCAACGTAGCACATCGTAACGCAACGCATCGTAACGCATCGTAACGCATCGTAACGCAACGCAACGCAGCGCATCGCAACGCAACGTAACGCATCGTAACGCATCGCAACGCAACGCAACGTAACGCATCGTAACGCATCGTAACGCAACGCAACGTAACGCAACGCATCGTAACGCATCGTAACGCAACGCATCGTAACGTAACGTAGCGCATCGTAACGCATCGTAACGCAACGCATCGTAACGCAACGCATCGTAACGCATCGTAACGCAACGCATCGTAACGCATCGTAACGCAACGCAACGTAACGCATCGTAACGCAACGCATCGTAACGCATCGTAACGCAACGTAGCACATCGTAACGCAACGCATCGTAACGCAACGCAACGTAACGCATCGTAACGCATCGTAACGCATCGTAACGCAACGTAGCACATCGTAACGCAACGCATCGTAACGCAACGCATCGTAACGCATCGCAACGCAACGCATCGTAACGCAACGCATCGTAACGCATCGCAACGTAACGCATCGTAACGCATCGTAACGCAACGCAACGTAACGCATCGTAACGCAACGTAGCACATCGTAACGCAACGCATCGTAACGCATCGTAACGCATCGTAACGCAACGCAACGCAGCGCATCGCAACGCAACGTAACGCATCGTAACGCATCGTAACGCAACGCATCGTAACGCATCGCAACGCAACGCAACGTAACGCATCGTAACGCATCGTAACGCAACGCAACGTAACGCATCGTAACGCAACGTAGCACATCGTAACGCAACGCATCGTAACGCATCGTAACGCAACGCATCGTAACGCATCGTAACGCATCGTAACGCAACGCAACGCAGCGCATCGTAACGCATCGTAACGCATCGTAACGTAACATAATGtaaaacaagtaacaaaaattCCGCTGAGACGTATAAGTCATATCGGGCTTTTAACCTGAAAATCAAAAACCGGATGTGAcgtatttgtcacaataacaaaaatggtaatagaccactcaattattttcactgtttaaattattttaaattaattgtatgctctgctgttcaatttaaagtacatttgaccaaatataaacaaaaaataatcctatcctgtcacaatttaaaaaagagccactgttgttaaaataagagagaaaaacatcataaatgagCTGAAACCTGATTATGAATGAAGATAAAACGGCCTATTAAGTCTAAATCAGACTACAAACATGATTTATTGGTCAAaaggagcatttattaatatgattttggagttttttAGCTAGataaa of the Centropristis striata isolate RG_2023a ecotype Rhode Island chromosome 22, C.striata_1.0, whole genome shotgun sequence genome contains:
- the lamtor4 gene encoding ragulator complex protein LAMTOR4, whose amino-acid sequence is MTTAALTAGLDRIPDQLGYLVISEDGVLASAGELENDEHTAGVMMQMVRTASRFRLPGSAEPPFKRMSVILEDFVYTVTVSGQKVFVVKRQNNQQEPISV